The following nucleotide sequence is from Burkholderia gladioli.
ACTTCCTGCTGACCGCCGCCGCGATCGGGATCATCTACAAGGAAACCGCCTCCATCTCGGGCGCCGAGGTGGGCTGCCAGGGCGAGGTGGGGGTGGCCTGCTCGATGGCCGCCGCCGCGCTGGCGGCCGTGATGGGCGGCAACCCCGACCAGGTCGAGAACGCCGCCGAGATCGGCATGGAGCACAACCTCGGCATGACCTGCGACCCGGTGGGCGGGCTGGTGCAGATCCCCTGCATCGAGCGCAACGCGATGGGCGCGATCAAGGCGCTGAACGCCTCGCGCATGGCGCTCAAGGGCGACGGCACGCATTACGTGTCGCTCGACTCGGTGATCAAGACCATGCGCGAGACCGGCGCCGACATGAAGACGAAATACAAGGAAACGTCCCGCGGCGGCCTCGCCGTGAACGTCATCGAGTGCTAAAGGAAGGTACCTGGAAATGAGCCGCTACTCCGTATTCAGCCTGTTCCGCAACGGCCTGTCGTACCACGAGAACTGGGAACGCCAGTGGAAGAGCCCCGAACCGAAGAAGGAATACGACGTGGTGATCGTCGGCGGCGGCGGGCACGGCCTGGCCACCGCCTACTACCTCGCCAAGGAGCACGGCATCACCAACGTGGCGATCCTCGAGAAGGGCTGGATCGGCGGCGGCAACACCGCGCGCAACACCACCATCGTGCGCTCGAACTATCTGTGGGACGAATCGGCCGGCCTCTATGAAAAGGCCATGAAGCTCTGGGAAGGGCTTTCGCAGGACCTCAACTACAACGTCATGTTCAGCCAGCGCGGCGTGATGAACCTCGCGCACACGCTGCAGGACGTGCGCGACACGCAGCGCCGCGTCAACGCCAACCGCCTGAACGGGGTGGATGCCGAGTTCCTCACGCCAGCGCAGATCAAGGAAATCGAGCCGACCATCAACCTGAACAGCCGCTACCCGGTGCTGGGCGCCTCGATCCAGCGGCGCGGCGGCGTGGCCCGCCACGACGCGGTGGCCTGGGGCTTCGCGCGCGGCGCCGACCGCGCCGGCGTGGACATCATCCAGAACTGCCAGGTGGTCGGCATCCGCCGCGACGGCGACCGCGTGACCGGCGTCGATACCGTCAAGGGCTTCATCAAGGCCAAGAAGGTGGCGGTGGTGGCGGCCGGCAACACCACCACGCTGGCCGACATGGCCGGCGTGCGCCTGCCGATCGAGAGCCACCCGCTGCAGGCGCTGGTGTCCGAGCCGATAAAGCCGGTGGTCAACACGGTGGTGATGTCGAACGCGGTGCACGCCTACATCAGCCAGTCCGACAAGGGGGATCTCGTGATCGGCGCCGGCATCGACCAATACACCGGCTTCGGCCAGCGCGGCAGCTTCCAGATCATCGAGGGCACGCTGGAGGCGATCGTCGAGATGTTCCCGGTGTTCTCACGCGTGCGCATGAACCGCCAGTGGGGCGGCATCGTCGACGTCTCGCCCGACGCCTGCCCGATCATCAGCAAGACCGACGTCAAGGGCCTCTATTTCAACTGCGGCTGGGGCACCGGCGGCTTCAAGGCCACGCCCGGCTCGGGCTGGTGCTACGCGCACACCATCGCGCGCGACGAACCGCATCCGCTGAACGCGCCCTTCGCGCTGGACCGCTTCTACAGCGGCCACCTGATCGACGAGCACGGCGCTGCCGCCGTCGCCCACTGAGCCACCACCACGAGGAGAACCGAACATGCTGCTGATCAACTGCCCGTGGTGCGGACCGCGTGCCGAATCCGAATTCTCGTGCGGCGGCGAGGCCGATATCGCCCGCCCGCTCGACACCGACGCGCTGTCGGACCGCGAATGGGGCGACTACCTGTTCATGCGCGAGAACCCGCGCGGCGTGCATCGCGAGCAATGGCTGCACACGCAAGGCTGCCGCCGCTGGTTCAAGGCGACGCGCGATACGGTGAGCTACGAAATCCAGGGCTACGAGACGTTCGGCGTGCCCGCACACGACGCACAAGAGGGCAACACCAAATGAGCCAGAAAGACCGCCTCGGCGCGGGTGGCCGGATCAACCGCGCGATTCCGCTGACCTTCACGTTCAACGGCCGCACCTACCAGGGTTTCCAGGGCGACACGCTGGCCTCGGCGCTGCTCGCCAACGGCGTGCACTTCGTGGCGCGCAGCTTCAAGTACCACCGCCCGCGCGGCATCGTGACGGCCGACGTGGCCGAGCCGAACGCGGTGGTGCAACTGGAGACCGGCGCCTACACGGTGCCGAACGCGCGCGCCACCGAGATCGAGCTGTACCAGGGG
It contains:
- a CDS encoding sarcosine oxidase subunit delta; the encoded protein is MLLINCPWCGPRAESEFSCGGEADIARPLDTDALSDREWGDYLFMRENPRGVHREQWLHTQGCRRWFKATRDTVSYEIQGYETFGVPAHDAQEGNTK
- a CDS encoding sarcosine oxidase subunit beta family protein, coding for MSRYSVFSLFRNGLSYHENWERQWKSPEPKKEYDVVIVGGGGHGLATAYYLAKEHGITNVAILEKGWIGGGNTARNTTIVRSNYLWDESAGLYEKAMKLWEGLSQDLNYNVMFSQRGVMNLAHTLQDVRDTQRRVNANRLNGVDAEFLTPAQIKEIEPTINLNSRYPVLGASIQRRGGVARHDAVAWGFARGADRAGVDIIQNCQVVGIRRDGDRVTGVDTVKGFIKAKKVAVVAAGNTTTLADMAGVRLPIESHPLQALVSEPIKPVVNTVVMSNAVHAYISQSDKGDLVIGAGIDQYTGFGQRGSFQIIEGTLEAIVEMFPVFSRVRMNRQWGGIVDVSPDACPIISKTDVKGLYFNCGWGTGGFKATPGSGWCYAHTIARDEPHPLNAPFALDRFYSGHLIDEHGAAAVAH